A window of Diabrotica virgifera virgifera chromosome 9, PGI_DIABVI_V3a contains these coding sequences:
- the LOC126892018 gene encoding mitoferrin-1-like: protein MSQDDYETLHTESFTIHLLAGAMAGFMEFCVMFPIDTIKTRMQSLEFRGDRNILQYLRTMMKKEGTFSPLRGITPIAIAAGPAHGLYFANYELVKKNLTVLVNNPRYDFICHGIAGSCATLFHDSIMNPSEVVKQRMQMRGSTCKNTFRCVVDIYGNEGIRAFYRSFFTTVMMNVPFQSVHFVVYEICQNLLNPKKMYSPASHVVSGGIAGGLASAVTNPLDVCKTLLNTQEGKRTIETLSEAAKTVYNRRGIAGFFGGVYPRVMYTIPSTAICWFTYESFKFFLRNRSEHNKPKDK, encoded by the coding sequence ATGTCGCAAGATGATTATGAAACACTTCATACAGAAAGTTTCACCATACACCTACTTGCTGGAGCAATGGCAGGCTTCATGGAATTTTGTGTAATGTTTCCCATAGATACCATAAAGACCAGAATGCAGTCCTTAGAATTTAGAGGTGATAGAAACATTCTCCAATATTTACGTACTATGATGAAAAAAGAGGGTACTTTCAGTCCATTACGAGGTATCACCCCTATTGCTATAGCAGCAGGCCCAGCTCATGGTCTTTACTTCGCCAACTATGAACTGGTTAAGAAAAATCTAACAGTACTGGTAAATAATCCTCGGTACGACTTTATTTGTCATGGAATAGCTGGATCTTGCGCTACATTATTCCATGATTCAATAATGAATCCCTCGGAAGTCGTCAAGCAACGTATGCAGATGAGAGGTTCAACGTGTAAGAATACTTTTAGATGTGTTGTGGACATTTATGGGAATGAAGGAATTAGAGCATTTTACCGATCGTTTTTCACTACAGTAATGATGAACGTGCCATTTCAAAGCGTCCATTTCGTGGTATACGAGATTTGTCAAAATCTTTTAAATCCGAAGAAAATGTATTCTCCAGCTAGTCATGTAGTAAGTGGAGGAATAGCTGGAGGTCTAGCTTCAGCTGTAACCAATCCACTGGATGTCTGCAAAACACTTTTAAACACACAAGAAGGCAAAAGAACGATAGAAACTTTGAGTGAGGCTGCAAAAACGGTATATAATAGAAGAGGAATTGCAGGATTCTTTGGAGGTGTTTATCCGAGGGTTATGTATACGATCCCATCAACTGCTATTTGCTGGTTTACGTATGAGTCGTTTAAATTTTTTCTGCGAAATAGATCTGAACACAATAAACCTaaagataaataa